GAGGGTGACAGATGATAAAAGAATTTAATGTGGTAATCGAAAAGGATGAGGATGGTTTTTTTATGGCATCAGTGCCCGCTTTGCGGGGGTGTCATACGCAAGCGAAGTCGCTCGATGTCCTGATGAAGAGGATTAAAGAGGCCATTGAACTTTGCTTGGAAGTTGAAGACCCTGTCGCTAATCAGTTTGTCGGTGTCCAGCGTGTTGCGGCCATGGCATGAGCACTTTTCCCTCCCTCAATGGCCTTCAACTCATCAAGGCGCTTCGGCGCCTTGGCTTTGAAATCATCCGGATCAAGGGAAGTCACCACTTTCTCCGTCACCCCGACGGACGATGCACGGTGGTTCTTGTTCACCGTGGCGAGAGCATGGGCCGAGGACTTCTCGCCCAGATCCTCCGAGATTGCGAACTCACCAGAGAAGATATTCAGAACGAAATC
The nucleotide sequence above comes from bacterium. Encoded proteins:
- a CDS encoding type II toxin-antitoxin system HicA family toxin; this translates as MSTFPSLNGLQLIKALRRLGFEIIRIKGSHHFLRHPDGRCTVVLVHRGESMGRGLLAQILRDCELTREDIQNEI
- a CDS encoding type II toxin-antitoxin system HicB family antitoxin — encoded protein: MIKEFNVVIEKDEDGFFMASVPALRGCHTQAKSLDVLMKRIKEAIELCLEVEDPVANQFVGVQRVAAMA